One segment of Synechococcus sp. A15-24 DNA contains the following:
- a CDS encoding J domain-containing protein: MNDQLTPVSERDLSHYERLGVSAQASQASLRQAFRRRSKALHPDTTTLPVAEAAKNFQQLKESYEFLADPERRRHYDEQLRQRLQPQRPPAPQPTDTVDQWDGIGERRPLSGGEWTALLLLGLALLLSLVVGLCVAGVQGRAWQVSPDWMNDVSSALIEHPAEPAFHQGAGGLAHQPQR; encoded by the coding sequence ATGAATGACCAGCTGACCCCTGTGTCCGAGCGCGACCTCAGTCACTACGAGAGGTTGGGGGTGTCTGCTCAGGCGTCCCAGGCCAGCCTCCGGCAGGCTTTTCGCCGTCGTAGTAAGGCGTTGCATCCGGATACCACCACACTCCCGGTGGCTGAAGCGGCCAAGAACTTCCAGCAGCTCAAGGAGTCCTACGAGTTCCTGGCGGATCCCGAGCGTCGTCGTCATTACGACGAGCAATTGCGGCAACGCTTGCAACCGCAACGACCCCCTGCCCCGCAGCCCACCGACACCGTTGACCAGTGGGATGGCATCGGAGAACGCCGGCCCCTGTCTGGTGGAGAGTGGACAGCGTTGTTGTTGCTGGGCCTGGCGCTGCTGCTCAGCCTCGTTGTGGGGCTTTGTGTTGCAGGGGTTCAGGGGCGAGCCTGGCAGGTGTCTCCCGATTGGATGAACGATGTTTCTTCAGCCCTCATCGAACACCCCGCTGAACCAGCATTCCATCAGGGCGCTGGAGGACTGGCTCATCAGCCTCAACGCTGA
- a CDS encoding aldo/keto reductase — MPDLPTRRFGRTELPIPLLSLGGMRFQQSWTDLPASEITSDSQSNLQATLQRATQLGLHHVETARHYGSSELQLGWAFPTTPDPTRILQSKVPPREDPDAFEAELALSFERLGCQRLDLLAIHGINLPEHLEQTLRPGGCMEVVRRWQADGRIGHVGFSTHGPTDVIVASCSSGAFDYVNVHWYYIRQDNSPALDAAQRQDMGVFIISPTDKGGHLHTPSQRLLELCDPLHPIVFNDLFCLRDPRVHTISVGAARPSDLDLHLEAVGLLDHADALIAPVHARLQQAARETLGEAWLNSWRTGLPTWQDTPGDINLPVLLWLHNLLEAWDLESYARARYRLLGSGGHWFAGSNADAFDAGVSIAELDAVLHASPWRQQIPDILRLLKARLAGEAQMRLSSV; from the coding sequence ATGCCTGACCTGCCTACTCGTCGTTTTGGCCGCACGGAGTTGCCCATTCCGTTGCTCTCCCTGGGCGGAATGCGCTTTCAGCAGAGCTGGACCGATCTGCCGGCATCGGAGATCACGTCCGACTCTCAATCCAACCTGCAGGCCACGCTTCAGCGCGCCACGCAGTTAGGCCTGCATCACGTTGAGACCGCTCGTCACTACGGCAGCTCCGAACTCCAGTTGGGCTGGGCTTTTCCCACAACGCCAGACCCGACACGGATCCTGCAAAGCAAGGTGCCGCCTCGGGAGGATCCTGATGCCTTCGAGGCCGAGCTGGCCCTCAGCTTTGAGCGGCTTGGCTGTCAGCGTCTGGACCTGCTGGCCATTCACGGCATCAACCTGCCGGAGCATCTGGAGCAGACCCTTCGTCCCGGCGGATGCATGGAGGTGGTGCGTCGCTGGCAAGCCGATGGACGCATCGGCCATGTGGGCTTCTCCACCCACGGTCCGACAGATGTGATCGTCGCCAGCTGCAGCAGTGGTGCCTTCGACTACGTGAACGTCCACTGGTATTACATCCGCCAGGACAACTCGCCTGCCCTGGATGCAGCGCAGCGGCAGGACATGGGGGTGTTCATCATCAGCCCCACCGACAAAGGCGGTCACCTGCACACACCATCACAACGTCTGCTCGAGTTGTGTGACCCTTTGCATCCCATCGTCTTCAACGATCTCTTCTGTCTGCGTGACCCCCGCGTGCACACCATCAGTGTTGGGGCGGCCCGACCGTCGGATCTCGATCTGCACCTTGAAGCCGTTGGTCTCCTCGATCACGCCGATGCGCTGATTGCGCCGGTGCATGCGCGGCTGCAGCAGGCGGCAAGGGAAACCCTGGGAGAGGCCTGGCTGAACAGCTGGCGGACAGGGCTTCCCACTTGGCAGGACACGCCGGGAGACATCAATCTTCCGGTGTTGCTCTGGCTGCACAACCTGCTCGAAGCCTGGGATCTTGAGAGTTATGCCCGGGCCCGTTACCGGTTGCTGGGCAGTGGTGGCCATTGGTTCGCGGGCTCCAATGCCGATGCCTTCGATGCGGGGGTCTCGATCGCCGAGCTGGATGCGGTCCTGCATGCCAGTCCATGGCGTCAGCAGATTCCCGACATCCTGCGCTTGCTCAAGGCCAGGCTGGCAGGGGAGGCGCAGATGCGTCTCAGCAGCGTTTGA
- the bioA gene encoding adenosylmethionine--8-amino-7-oxononanoate transaminase: MRTTADQSRHPNLWPPFTQIESAPLPQRVIAGDGALLLREQGIPLIDAISSWWVTLHGHGHPVMAKAIADQAARLEQVIFADFTHEPAERLGERLSKLTGLDRLFFSDNGSTAVEVALKIACQWWVNRGEPRHQIVAFDGAYHGDTFGAMAVGERNLFSEPFDDKLFPVARCPWPATWWDDPDVDTREQAALAVLETTLQQPTAAVILEPLLQGAGGMAMVRCTFLKQVETLVRQAGALLIADEVLTGFGRCGDWFACHRAGIQPDLMALSKGLTGGCLPMGVTMASERVFSAFVGADPSLTLWHGHSFTANPLGCAAANASLDLLQQDPEQFRGFEARHRPHLEQLQAHPKVTRCRLTGTVAAFDLNVSGDAGYLNPAGPTIKRITLEHGVFLRPLGQVVYLLPPLCISDDQLGQCYKAIATALNQI, from the coding sequence ATGAGAACAACGGCTGATCAGTCACGACATCCCAACCTCTGGCCGCCTTTCACTCAGATCGAATCGGCACCGCTGCCGCAACGGGTGATTGCCGGGGATGGAGCCCTGTTGCTGCGGGAGCAGGGCATTCCCCTGATCGATGCCATCAGCAGCTGGTGGGTGACGCTGCATGGCCATGGTCACCCGGTGATGGCCAAGGCCATTGCCGATCAGGCCGCCCGCCTCGAACAGGTGATTTTTGCTGACTTCACCCATGAGCCGGCGGAACGTCTTGGGGAGCGGCTCAGCAAGCTCACGGGACTTGATCGGCTGTTTTTCTCCGACAACGGTTCCACTGCTGTGGAGGTGGCGCTGAAGATCGCCTGTCAATGGTGGGTGAACCGTGGCGAACCGCGGCACCAGATCGTGGCCTTCGACGGCGCTTATCACGGCGACACCTTCGGTGCCATGGCCGTGGGCGAACGCAACCTGTTCAGCGAACCCTTCGACGACAAGCTGTTCCCCGTTGCCCGTTGTCCATGGCCCGCCACATGGTGGGATGACCCTGATGTGGACACCAGGGAACAGGCGGCCCTGGCCGTGCTGGAGACCACGCTGCAGCAACCGACCGCAGCGGTGATCCTGGAGCCGTTGCTCCAGGGTGCCGGCGGGATGGCGATGGTGCGTTGCACCTTCCTCAAGCAGGTGGAGACGTTGGTGCGGCAGGCGGGCGCCCTGCTGATCGCCGATGAGGTGTTGACCGGATTCGGCCGTTGCGGCGACTGGTTTGCCTGTCACCGAGCCGGGATTCAGCCGGATCTGATGGCCCTCTCAAAAGGCCTGACCGGCGGTTGTCTGCCCATGGGAGTGACCATGGCCAGTGAACGGGTCTTCTCAGCCTTTGTTGGGGCGGACCCCAGCCTGACCCTCTGGCACGGCCACAGTTTCACCGCCAATCCGCTGGGATGCGCAGCGGCCAACGCCAGCCTTGATCTGCTGCAGCAGGACCCCGAGCAGTTCCGAGGGTTCGAAGCACGGCATCGCCCCCATCTGGAACAACTGCAGGCCCATCCGAAGGTGACGCGCTGCCGGCTGACCGGCACGGTGGCGGCCTTCGACCTGAATGTCAGCGGCGATGCCGGCTATCTCAATCCAGCCGGGCCAACCATCAAACGGATCACCCTGGAGCATGGGGTGTTCCTGCGCCCCCTGGGACAGGTGGTGTACCTGCTGCCACCGCTGTGCATCAGCGACGATCAGCTGGGACAGTGCTACAAGGCCATCGCCACGGCTCTGAACCAGATCTGA
- a CDS encoding DUF3143 domain-containing protein, which translates to MFLQPSSNTPLNQHSIRALEDWLISLNAERIDGDPCRWALTRPDWSAEILLAREDVVVIWQQPGAEERRCSLPYGLSRADVTAAIQAGP; encoded by the coding sequence ATGTTTCTTCAGCCCTCATCGAACACCCCGCTGAACCAGCATTCCATCAGGGCGCTGGAGGACTGGCTCATCAGCCTCAACGCTGAGCGGATCGATGGGGATCCCTGCCGTTGGGCCCTCACCAGGCCCGACTGGTCCGCCGAGATCCTGCTCGCGCGTGAGGATGTGGTGGTGATCTGGCAGCAGCCAGGTGCTGAGGAGCGTCGCTGCTCGTTGCCCTACGGCCTCTCCCGCGCCGATGTGACGGCGGCCATTCAGGCCGGCCCGTAA
- a CDS encoding ferredoxin, which translates to MDPSLAFSASVDQPIELSGCEPQLGGALCERAVWVDESVCIGCRYCAHVAGNTFVVEPHLGRSRAIRQDGDSTECIQEAIDTCPVDCIHWVPFEDLDTLHADLIRQDLHQRPRG; encoded by the coding sequence CGTTCTCGGCTTCGGTTGACCAGCCGATTGAACTATCCGGGTGTGAGCCCCAACTCGGGGGCGCTCTTTGCGAAAGGGCGGTATGGGTCGATGAGTCCGTCTGCATCGGCTGTCGTTACTGCGCTCATGTGGCCGGCAATACCTTCGTTGTGGAGCCGCACCTAGGACGTTCCAGGGCCATTCGTCAGGACGGCGACAGCACAGAGTGCATTCAGGAAGCCATCGACACCTGTCCTGTCGATTGCATCCATTGGGTTCCGTTTGAGGATCTCGATACGCTGCATGCCGATCTGATTCGCCAGGATCTGCATCAACGCCCACGGGGTTGA
- the rsmG gene encoding 16S rRNA (guanine(527)-N(7))-methyltransferase RsmG, whose protein sequence is MPDSLPGAAFWEALGWTPEPAQLDQLKALQDLLRSWNSRVNLTRLVEGDDYWINQVFDSLWPLQTELRSPHQSRLAIDVGTGGGFPGLAVAIAMPGARMTLLDSVGRKTAAVQAMVNDLGLSDRVSVQTDRIESAGHDRTLRGGFDLAMARAVAAAPVVAEYLVPLLKPDGKALLYRGQWGDTDQRQLKRALVPLNAQLSSNQNCQLPAERGVRHLIRLQPVSPCPRQFPRAIGVPSRQPLGE, encoded by the coding sequence ATGCCCGACTCCTTGCCGGGAGCCGCGTTCTGGGAGGCGCTCGGCTGGACTCCAGAGCCGGCACAGCTCGATCAGCTGAAAGCCCTTCAGGATCTGCTGCGCAGCTGGAACAGCCGGGTCAACCTGACGCGTCTGGTAGAGGGGGACGACTACTGGATCAACCAGGTGTTCGACAGCCTCTGGCCGCTGCAAACCGAACTGCGCAGCCCTCATCAGAGCCGGCTTGCAATTGATGTGGGCACCGGGGGCGGCTTTCCAGGCCTGGCCGTGGCCATCGCCATGCCCGGCGCCCGGATGACGTTGCTGGATTCCGTCGGCCGCAAGACCGCTGCAGTCCAGGCCATGGTCAACGACCTGGGGCTGAGTGACCGGGTCAGCGTGCAAACCGATCGCATCGAAAGCGCAGGCCACGACAGGACCCTGCGAGGAGGCTTCGATCTGGCGATGGCGCGAGCGGTAGCGGCTGCACCGGTGGTGGCGGAATACCTCGTACCGCTACTGAAACCCGATGGGAAGGCCCTGCTGTACCGAGGCCAGTGGGGGGACACGGATCAACGTCAGCTAAAACGGGCCCTGGTACCTCTGAACGCTCAACTGAGCTCCAACCAGAACTGCCAGCTGCCTGCTGAGCGCGGTGTGCGGCACCTGATCAGACTCCAGCCGGTCAGCCCCTGTCCCAGACAGTTTCCGCGCGCTATCGGTGTTCCCAGCCGGCAACCGCTGGGGGAGTAA